The window AGTCCCCGCGCATGGACCTGAGCCACGTCCCCGCCGCCCACGAGAAGGGCTGGTACCTGGCGCTGATGGCCCCCAACACCAAAGGTCCCAACTACGCCTGGCTGGACCCGTCCCGGCTCTACTGCCACCCGCAAGTACCCAGCACCCGGGCAAGGGGCACCCGGGGGGGGGTTGGCACCCGGGTGGGCTTTGGGTCTGGGGGGTTTGGGCACCCTTAGGGGCACCTAGCACCTCCGCTGTCTCCCCAGGCCTTGCAGGACTGCGTGGCCGacctgctgcagcccttccaGGGGGACCCCATCGACCTGGTGGCCGGCATCGATGCCATGGGCTTCATCCTGGGTGAGGGGGGATGCGGGCGAGCCCGGGGTCCCCAAATCTTGTCCCCGTGGGGGACTGACGGCGCCACGGCCACCCCCCAGGTGCCGCCGTGGCTGTTGCATTGCGCAAGGGCTTCCTGGCCATCCGTAAAGCCGGGCACCTCTGCGTGGAGACGCTGTCGGAGCCCTACACCGACTACTCAGGCCGGGAGAAGGTGATGGAGGTCCGCACCGACACCGTCTCGCCGGGTGAGCCCAGGGGGCACTCCCGTCACGGGGGGGCTGCCGGCGCAGGGCACCGGGCGCTCGGACGCAGCCTCTGCCCCTCCCCAGGTCTGCGCGTCCTCCTGGTGGACCAGTGGGTGGAAACCGGGGGCACCATGCGAGCGGCCATCCGGCTGGTGGAGCGGCTCGGGGGGGTCGTGGCAGGTAGGAagggggcaccccggggtgctccCGTGGGGGCCACagtgggtgctgagccccctgcGCGTCCCGCAGGCGTGGCGGCCGTCTGCATGGAGGACAGCGAGGGCGCGCGGTGGATCCGGGAGCGCTACAAGTGCGCCCACTGCGTGCCCCCCCGCCTGCAGCCACGCTTCGACCGCCACCAAACGGGCTGGGAATGATGCTGGGGCCGGCACGCTGCACCCCCAGTTTGGGGCATTTGCTGCCCGCTTTGGGTTTTGGCGtaagcaagaaaataacaacTCCTCCTGCGCCCTGCCGCTGGCTCTGCCTCGCGCCCGCCGTCCTGAcgccttttttaaaaagcataaaaaaacaCGTTTTATTCAAACAAATGGAAGGCTGGGGGCGTCTCCCCCGGAATGGGTTTGCATAGCTAAGGGGGCCGCGGGggtccctgcccagccccagccccaggaacGGCTccccggggggggcgggggccgCTGCTCTTTGGTACGGAGACGCGGGCGTTACGGGGGGGCTGcgctggggggctgccccctcACTGGCAGCACTTGGGCTTCTTGCGGGGCGCCGACTGGTACAGGTCGCTCTGGTTGCTTGTGATGTCTGGAGGGAAAAAGGAGTgggtggggggcagcggggggcacccgggggggggcagccggggGTACTCACGCACGGTGTCGCCGATCCTGCGGGCGCTGCCGCGCTCCAGCTCCGCCAGCACGCTGCTCTCGAAGGTCAGCGCCGCCACGCGGAAGAAGAAATCCCGCACGTTCTCCCCTGCCCCATGGGATAAGACCCCCTGAGCCCCTCGTCTCACCAAGGGGGGGGCCACCTGAACCCCCCACCCCTCATCCGGGACCCACCGGTGAGCGAGGACACGGCCCAGAACTCCGCCTGCATCTCCTGGGCCACCTTGAGCGCGTCCTTCTCCATCAGGCTGTACTGCGCCGGCGTCTGCCAAAAaatgggggtgtgggggggggctggggacggCCCCCACGCAGCTGGGAGGGTCC is drawn from Aythya fuligula isolate bAytFul2 chromosome 20, bAytFul2.pri, whole genome shotgun sequence and contains these coding sequences:
- the LOC116497107 gene encoding adenine phosphoribosyltransferase-like, which translates into the protein MDLSHVPAAHEKGWYLALMAPNTKGPNYAWLDPSRLYCHPQALQDCVADLLQPFQGDPIDLVAGIDAMGFILGAAVAVALRKGFLAIRKAGHLCVETLSEPYTDYSGREKVMEVRTDTVSPGLRVLLVDQWVETGGTMRAAIRLVERLGGVVAGVAAVCMEDSEGARWIRERYKCAHCVPPRLQPRFDRHQTGWE